A window of Macrotis lagotis isolate mMagLag1 chromosome X, bilby.v1.9.chrom.fasta, whole genome shotgun sequence contains these coding sequences:
- the CDK16 gene encoding cyclin-dependent kinase 16 isoform X1 — protein MDRMKKIKRQLSMTLRGSRPTEKSGGSEQINIEDSNCSDNGPSPGGRKGTLPSSHSLLPTVRLPPRSSRSLPALGPTPWAPRQPPAPPARRPRASRSLSSPLDHGTRLEIVHEDLKIGSDGESDQASATSSDEVQSPVRVRMRNHPARKISTEDINKRLSLPADIRLPEGYLEKLTLNSPLFDKPLSRRLRRVSLSEIGFGKLETYVKLDKLGEGTYATVYKGKSKLTDNLVALKEIRLEHEEGAPCTAIREVSLLKDLKHANIVTLHDIIHTDKSLTLVFEYLDKDLKQYLEDCGNIINLHNVKLFLFQLLRGLAYCHRQKVLHRDLKPQNLLINERGELKLADFGLARAKSIPTKTYSNEVVTLWYRPPDILLGSTDYSTQIDMWGVGCIFYEMATGRPLFPGSTVEEQLHFIFRILGTPTEETWPGISSNEEFQNYDYPKYRAEALLSHAPRLDTDGADLLARLLQVRKVLPGAEFEGRNRISADDAMRHPFFQSLGSRIHKLPDTTSIFALKEIQLQKETGLRSASLTDSGRPAFRVVDTEF, from the exons ATGGACCGAATGAAGAAGATCAAGCGGCAGCTTTCCATGACACTCCGGGGAAGCCGGCCCACAGAGAAGAGTGGTGGCTCTGAGCAGATCAACATCGAAGATAGTAACTGCAGTGACAACG GCCCTAGCCCTGGTGGGAGGAAGGGCACCTTGCCCTCATCCCACAGCCTGCTACCCACGGTTCGCCTGCCCCCCCGATCCTCCAGGAGCTTGCCCGCCCTGGGCCCAACCCCCTGGGCACCCCGGCAGCCTCCAGCGCCACCGGCCCGCCGGCCCCGGGCTAGTCGCAGTCTCAGCTCCCCATTGGATCATGGCACCAGACTAG AGATTGTGCATGAAGACCTGAAGATCGGTTCAGATGGGGAGAGTGACCAGGCCTCTGCCACGTCCTCTGATGAGGTGCAATCACCTGTGAGGGTCAGAATGCGAAACCATCCAGCCCGCAAGATCTCGACTGAG GACATCAACAAGCGCCTCTCCCTACCTGCTGACATCCGGCTGCCTGAGGGCTATCTGGAGAAGCTGACCCTCAATAGCCCGCTCTTTGACAAGCCCCTGAGCCGGCGCCTCCGCCGGGTCTCCCTG TCGGAAATCGGCTTTGGCAAGTTGGAGACATATGTGAAGCTGGACAAACTGGGGGAG GGTACCTACGCCACCGTCTATAAGGGGAAGAGCAAGTTGACAGACAATCTGGTGGCCCTGAAGGAGATCCGTCTGGAGCACGAGGAGGGTGCCCCCTGCACCGCTATTCGCGAAG TGTCACTGCTGAAGGACCTGAAACACGCCAACATTGTCACCCTGCATGACATCATTCATACAGATAAATCCCTAACTCTAGTGTTTGAGTATCTG GACAAGGACCTGAAGCAGTATCTGGAGGACTGTGGAAACATCATCAACCTGCACAACGTCAAG CTCTTCCTGTTTCAGCTACTCCGGGGCCTGGCCTACTGTCATCGGCAGAAGGTGCTACACCGTGACCTCAAACCCCAGAACCTGCTGATCAATGAGCGTGGGGAGCTCAAGCTGGCAGACTTTG GCCTGGCCAGGGCCAAGTCTATCCCAACCAAAACCTACTCCAATGAGGTGGTAACACTGTGGTACCGGCCTCCAGACATTCTACTGGGCTCCACGGACTACTCCACCCAGATAGACATGTG GGGCGTGGGCTGCATTTTCTACGAGATGGCCACAGGCAGGCCCCTTTTTCCTGGCTCCACAGTGGAGGAGCAGCTGCATTTCATCTTTCGGATTCTGG GGACCCCTACTGAAGAGACTTGGCCAGGAATTTCATCCAACGAGGAGTTCCAGAACTATGACTACCCCAAATACCGGGCTGAAGCACTGCTGAGCCATGCACCCCG GCTGGATACCGATGGGGCGGACCTCTTGGCCAGATTGCTGCAGGTGAGGAAGGTTCTTCCTGGAGCTGAG TTTGAGGGCCGGAATCGGATCTCTGCAGATGACGCCATGAGACACCCCTTCTTCCAGAGTTTGGGGTCCAGAATCCATAAACTCCCTGACA CTACTTCCATATTTGCACTAAAGGAGATCCAGTTACAGAAGGAGACGGGCCTTCGCTCAGCCTCCCTCACAGACTCGG GCAGGCCAGCCTTCCGGGTGGTGGATACCGAGTTCTAG
- the CDK16 gene encoding cyclin-dependent kinase 16 isoform X7, whose product MDRMKKIKRQLSMTLRGSRPTEKSGGSEQINIEDSNCSDNGPSPGGRKGTLPSSHSLLPTVRLPPRSSRSLPALGPTPWAPRQPPAPPARRPRASRSLSSPLDHGTRLEIVHEDLKIGSDGESDQASATSSDEVQSPVRVRMRNHPARKISTEDINKRLSLPADIRLPEGYLEKLTLNSPLFDKPLSRRLRRVSLSEIGFGKLETYVKLDKLGEGTYATVYKGKSKLTDNLVALKEIRLEHEEGAPCTAIREVSLLKDLKHANIVTLHDIIHTDKSLTLVFEYLDKDLKQYLEDCGNIINLHNVKLFLFQLLRGLAYCHRQKVLHRDLKPQNLLINERGELKLADFGLARAKSIPTKTYSNEVVTLWYRPPDILLGSTDYSTQIDMWGVGCIFYEMATGRPLFPGSTVEEQLHFIFRILGTPTEETWPGISSNEEFQNYDYPKYRAEALLSHAPRLDTDGADLLARLLQVRKVLPGAEFEGRNRISADDAMRHPFFQSLGSRIHKLPDTTSIFALKEIQLQKETGLRSASLTDSGGCGPHPLGPSSCGPAGSSQ is encoded by the exons ATGGACCGAATGAAGAAGATCAAGCGGCAGCTTTCCATGACACTCCGGGGAAGCCGGCCCACAGAGAAGAGTGGTGGCTCTGAGCAGATCAACATCGAAGATAGTAACTGCAGTGACAACG GCCCTAGCCCTGGTGGGAGGAAGGGCACCTTGCCCTCATCCCACAGCCTGCTACCCACGGTTCGCCTGCCCCCCCGATCCTCCAGGAGCTTGCCCGCCCTGGGCCCAACCCCCTGGGCACCCCGGCAGCCTCCAGCGCCACCGGCCCGCCGGCCCCGGGCTAGTCGCAGTCTCAGCTCCCCATTGGATCATGGCACCAGACTAG AGATTGTGCATGAAGACCTGAAGATCGGTTCAGATGGGGAGAGTGACCAGGCCTCTGCCACGTCCTCTGATGAGGTGCAATCACCTGTGAGGGTCAGAATGCGAAACCATCCAGCCCGCAAGATCTCGACTGAG GACATCAACAAGCGCCTCTCCCTACCTGCTGACATCCGGCTGCCTGAGGGCTATCTGGAGAAGCTGACCCTCAATAGCCCGCTCTTTGACAAGCCCCTGAGCCGGCGCCTCCGCCGGGTCTCCCTG TCGGAAATCGGCTTTGGCAAGTTGGAGACATATGTGAAGCTGGACAAACTGGGGGAG GGTACCTACGCCACCGTCTATAAGGGGAAGAGCAAGTTGACAGACAATCTGGTGGCCCTGAAGGAGATCCGTCTGGAGCACGAGGAGGGTGCCCCCTGCACCGCTATTCGCGAAG TGTCACTGCTGAAGGACCTGAAACACGCCAACATTGTCACCCTGCATGACATCATTCATACAGATAAATCCCTAACTCTAGTGTTTGAGTATCTG GACAAGGACCTGAAGCAGTATCTGGAGGACTGTGGAAACATCATCAACCTGCACAACGTCAAG CTCTTCCTGTTTCAGCTACTCCGGGGCCTGGCCTACTGTCATCGGCAGAAGGTGCTACACCGTGACCTCAAACCCCAGAACCTGCTGATCAATGAGCGTGGGGAGCTCAAGCTGGCAGACTTTG GCCTGGCCAGGGCCAAGTCTATCCCAACCAAAACCTACTCCAATGAGGTGGTAACACTGTGGTACCGGCCTCCAGACATTCTACTGGGCTCCACGGACTACTCCACCCAGATAGACATGTG GGGCGTGGGCTGCATTTTCTACGAGATGGCCACAGGCAGGCCCCTTTTTCCTGGCTCCACAGTGGAGGAGCAGCTGCATTTCATCTTTCGGATTCTGG GGACCCCTACTGAAGAGACTTGGCCAGGAATTTCATCCAACGAGGAGTTCCAGAACTATGACTACCCCAAATACCGGGCTGAAGCACTGCTGAGCCATGCACCCCG GCTGGATACCGATGGGGCGGACCTCTTGGCCAGATTGCTGCAGGTGAGGAAGGTTCTTCCTGGAGCTGAG TTTGAGGGCCGGAATCGGATCTCTGCAGATGACGCCATGAGACACCCCTTCTTCCAGAGTTTGGGGTCCAGAATCCATAAACTCCCTGACA CTACTTCCATATTTGCACTAAAGGAGATCCAGTTACAGAAGGAGACGGGCCTTCGCTCAGCCTCCCTCACAGACTCGGGTGGGTGTGGCCCCCACCCCCTTGGCCCTTCCAGCTGTGGGCCGGCTGGCTCTTCCCAATAG
- the CDK16 gene encoding cyclin-dependent kinase 16 isoform X5, producing MDRMKKIKRQLSMTLRGSRPTEKSGGSEQINIEDSNCSDNEIVHEDLKIGSDGESDQASATSSDEVQSPVRVRMRNHPARKISTEDINKRLSLPADIRLPEGYLEKLTLNSPLFDKPLSRRLRRVSLSEIGFGKLETYVKLDKLGEGTYATVYKGKSKLTDNLVALKEIRLEHEEGAPCTAIREVSLLKDLKHANIVTLHDIIHTDKSLTLVFEYLDKDLKQYLEDCGNIINLHNVKLFLFQLLRGLAYCHRQKVLHRDLKPQNLLINERGELKLADFGLARAKSIPTKTYSNEVVTLWYRPPDILLGSTDYSTQIDMWGVGCIFYEMATGRPLFPGSTVEEQLHFIFRILGTPTEETWPGISSNEEFQNYDYPKYRAEALLSHAPRLDTDGADLLARLLQVRKVLPGAEFEGRNRISADDAMRHPFFQSLGSRIHKLPDTTSIFALKEIQLQKETGLRSASLTDSGGCGPHPLGPSSCGPAGSSQ from the exons ATGGACCGAATGAAGAAGATCAAGCGGCAGCTTTCCATGACACTCCGGGGAAGCCGGCCCACAGAGAAGAGTGGTGGCTCTGAGCAGATCAACATCGAAGATAGTAACTGCAGTGACAACG AGATTGTGCATGAAGACCTGAAGATCGGTTCAGATGGGGAGAGTGACCAGGCCTCTGCCACGTCCTCTGATGAGGTGCAATCACCTGTGAGGGTCAGAATGCGAAACCATCCAGCCCGCAAGATCTCGACTGAG GACATCAACAAGCGCCTCTCCCTACCTGCTGACATCCGGCTGCCTGAGGGCTATCTGGAGAAGCTGACCCTCAATAGCCCGCTCTTTGACAAGCCCCTGAGCCGGCGCCTCCGCCGGGTCTCCCTG TCGGAAATCGGCTTTGGCAAGTTGGAGACATATGTGAAGCTGGACAAACTGGGGGAG GGTACCTACGCCACCGTCTATAAGGGGAAGAGCAAGTTGACAGACAATCTGGTGGCCCTGAAGGAGATCCGTCTGGAGCACGAGGAGGGTGCCCCCTGCACCGCTATTCGCGAAG TGTCACTGCTGAAGGACCTGAAACACGCCAACATTGTCACCCTGCATGACATCATTCATACAGATAAATCCCTAACTCTAGTGTTTGAGTATCTG GACAAGGACCTGAAGCAGTATCTGGAGGACTGTGGAAACATCATCAACCTGCACAACGTCAAG CTCTTCCTGTTTCAGCTACTCCGGGGCCTGGCCTACTGTCATCGGCAGAAGGTGCTACACCGTGACCTCAAACCCCAGAACCTGCTGATCAATGAGCGTGGGGAGCTCAAGCTGGCAGACTTTG GCCTGGCCAGGGCCAAGTCTATCCCAACCAAAACCTACTCCAATGAGGTGGTAACACTGTGGTACCGGCCTCCAGACATTCTACTGGGCTCCACGGACTACTCCACCCAGATAGACATGTG GGGCGTGGGCTGCATTTTCTACGAGATGGCCACAGGCAGGCCCCTTTTTCCTGGCTCCACAGTGGAGGAGCAGCTGCATTTCATCTTTCGGATTCTGG GGACCCCTACTGAAGAGACTTGGCCAGGAATTTCATCCAACGAGGAGTTCCAGAACTATGACTACCCCAAATACCGGGCTGAAGCACTGCTGAGCCATGCACCCCG GCTGGATACCGATGGGGCGGACCTCTTGGCCAGATTGCTGCAGGTGAGGAAGGTTCTTCCTGGAGCTGAG TTTGAGGGCCGGAATCGGATCTCTGCAGATGACGCCATGAGACACCCCTTCTTCCAGAGTTTGGGGTCCAGAATCCATAAACTCCCTGACA CTACTTCCATATTTGCACTAAAGGAGATCCAGTTACAGAAGGAGACGGGCCTTCGCTCAGCCTCCCTCACAGACTCGGGTGGGTGTGGCCCCCACCCCCTTGGCCCTTCCAGCTGTGGGCCGGCTGGCTCTTCCCAATAG
- the CDK16 gene encoding cyclin-dependent kinase 16 isoform X2, whose protein sequence is MDRMKKIKRQLSMTLRGSRPTEKSGGSEQINIEDSNCSDNGPSPGGRKGTLPSSHSLLPTVRLPPRSSRSLPALGPTPWAPRQPPAPPARRPRASRSLSSPLDHGTRLEIVHEDLKIGSDGESDQASATSSDEVQSPVRVRMRNHPARKISTEDINKRLSLPADIRLPEGYLEKLTLNSPLFDKPLSRRLRRVSLSEIGFGKLETYVKLDKLGEGTYATVYKGKSKLTDNLVALKEIRLEHEEGAPCTAIREVSLLKDLKHANIVTLHDIIHTDKSLTLVFEYLDKDLKQYLEDCGNIINLHNVKLFLFQLLRGLAYCHRQKVLHRDLKPQNLLINERGELKLADFGLARAKSIPTKTYSNEVVTLWYRPPDILLGSTDYSTQIDMWGVGCIFYEMATGRPLFPGSTVEEQLHFIFRILGTPTEETWPGISSNEEFQNYDYPKYRAEALLSHAPRLDTDGADLLARLLQFEGRNRISADDAMRHPFFQSLGSRIHKLPDTTSIFALKEIQLQKETGLRSASLTDSGGCGPHPLGPSSCGPAGSSQ, encoded by the exons ATGGACCGAATGAAGAAGATCAAGCGGCAGCTTTCCATGACACTCCGGGGAAGCCGGCCCACAGAGAAGAGTGGTGGCTCTGAGCAGATCAACATCGAAGATAGTAACTGCAGTGACAACG GCCCTAGCCCTGGTGGGAGGAAGGGCACCTTGCCCTCATCCCACAGCCTGCTACCCACGGTTCGCCTGCCCCCCCGATCCTCCAGGAGCTTGCCCGCCCTGGGCCCAACCCCCTGGGCACCCCGGCAGCCTCCAGCGCCACCGGCCCGCCGGCCCCGGGCTAGTCGCAGTCTCAGCTCCCCATTGGATCATGGCACCAGACTAG AGATTGTGCATGAAGACCTGAAGATCGGTTCAGATGGGGAGAGTGACCAGGCCTCTGCCACGTCCTCTGATGAGGTGCAATCACCTGTGAGGGTCAGAATGCGAAACCATCCAGCCCGCAAGATCTCGACTGAG GACATCAACAAGCGCCTCTCCCTACCTGCTGACATCCGGCTGCCTGAGGGCTATCTGGAGAAGCTGACCCTCAATAGCCCGCTCTTTGACAAGCCCCTGAGCCGGCGCCTCCGCCGGGTCTCCCTG TCGGAAATCGGCTTTGGCAAGTTGGAGACATATGTGAAGCTGGACAAACTGGGGGAG GGTACCTACGCCACCGTCTATAAGGGGAAGAGCAAGTTGACAGACAATCTGGTGGCCCTGAAGGAGATCCGTCTGGAGCACGAGGAGGGTGCCCCCTGCACCGCTATTCGCGAAG TGTCACTGCTGAAGGACCTGAAACACGCCAACATTGTCACCCTGCATGACATCATTCATACAGATAAATCCCTAACTCTAGTGTTTGAGTATCTG GACAAGGACCTGAAGCAGTATCTGGAGGACTGTGGAAACATCATCAACCTGCACAACGTCAAG CTCTTCCTGTTTCAGCTACTCCGGGGCCTGGCCTACTGTCATCGGCAGAAGGTGCTACACCGTGACCTCAAACCCCAGAACCTGCTGATCAATGAGCGTGGGGAGCTCAAGCTGGCAGACTTTG GCCTGGCCAGGGCCAAGTCTATCCCAACCAAAACCTACTCCAATGAGGTGGTAACACTGTGGTACCGGCCTCCAGACATTCTACTGGGCTCCACGGACTACTCCACCCAGATAGACATGTG GGGCGTGGGCTGCATTTTCTACGAGATGGCCACAGGCAGGCCCCTTTTTCCTGGCTCCACAGTGGAGGAGCAGCTGCATTTCATCTTTCGGATTCTGG GGACCCCTACTGAAGAGACTTGGCCAGGAATTTCATCCAACGAGGAGTTCCAGAACTATGACTACCCCAAATACCGGGCTGAAGCACTGCTGAGCCATGCACCCCG GCTGGATACCGATGGGGCGGACCTCTTGGCCAGATTGCTGCAG TTTGAGGGCCGGAATCGGATCTCTGCAGATGACGCCATGAGACACCCCTTCTTCCAGAGTTTGGGGTCCAGAATCCATAAACTCCCTGACA CTACTTCCATATTTGCACTAAAGGAGATCCAGTTACAGAAGGAGACGGGCCTTCGCTCAGCCTCCCTCACAGACTCGGGTGGGTGTGGCCCCCACCCCCTTGGCCCTTCCAGCTGTGGGCCGGCTGGCTCTTCCCAATAG
- the CDK16 gene encoding cyclin-dependent kinase 16 isoform X4, with amino-acid sequence MDRMKKIKRQLSMTLRGSRPTEKSGGSEQINIEDSNCSDNGPSPGGRKGTLPSSHSLLPTVRLPPRSSRSLPALGPTPWAPRQPPAPPARRPRASRSLSSPLDHGTRLEIVHEDLKIGSDGESDQASATSSDEVQSPVRVRMRNHPARKISTEDINKRLSLPADIRLPEGYLEKLTLNSPLFDKPLSRRLRRVSLSEIGFGKLETYVKLDKLGEGTYATVYKGKSKLTDNLVALKEIRLEHEEGAPCTAIREVSLLKDLKHANIVTLHDIIHTDKSLTLVFEYLDKDLKQYLEDCGNIINLHNVKLFLFQLLRGLAYCHRQKVLHRDLKPQNLLINERGELKLADFGLARAKSIPTKTYSNEVVTLWYRPPDILLGSTDYSTQIDMWGVGCIFYEMATGRPLFPGSTVEEQLHFIFRILGTPTEETWPGISSNEEFQNYDYPKYRAEALLSHAPRLDTDGADLLARLLQFEGRNRISADDAMRHPFFQSLGSRIHKLPDTTSIFALKEIQLQKETGLRSASLTDSGRPAFRVVDTEF; translated from the exons ATGGACCGAATGAAGAAGATCAAGCGGCAGCTTTCCATGACACTCCGGGGAAGCCGGCCCACAGAGAAGAGTGGTGGCTCTGAGCAGATCAACATCGAAGATAGTAACTGCAGTGACAACG GCCCTAGCCCTGGTGGGAGGAAGGGCACCTTGCCCTCATCCCACAGCCTGCTACCCACGGTTCGCCTGCCCCCCCGATCCTCCAGGAGCTTGCCCGCCCTGGGCCCAACCCCCTGGGCACCCCGGCAGCCTCCAGCGCCACCGGCCCGCCGGCCCCGGGCTAGTCGCAGTCTCAGCTCCCCATTGGATCATGGCACCAGACTAG AGATTGTGCATGAAGACCTGAAGATCGGTTCAGATGGGGAGAGTGACCAGGCCTCTGCCACGTCCTCTGATGAGGTGCAATCACCTGTGAGGGTCAGAATGCGAAACCATCCAGCCCGCAAGATCTCGACTGAG GACATCAACAAGCGCCTCTCCCTACCTGCTGACATCCGGCTGCCTGAGGGCTATCTGGAGAAGCTGACCCTCAATAGCCCGCTCTTTGACAAGCCCCTGAGCCGGCGCCTCCGCCGGGTCTCCCTG TCGGAAATCGGCTTTGGCAAGTTGGAGACATATGTGAAGCTGGACAAACTGGGGGAG GGTACCTACGCCACCGTCTATAAGGGGAAGAGCAAGTTGACAGACAATCTGGTGGCCCTGAAGGAGATCCGTCTGGAGCACGAGGAGGGTGCCCCCTGCACCGCTATTCGCGAAG TGTCACTGCTGAAGGACCTGAAACACGCCAACATTGTCACCCTGCATGACATCATTCATACAGATAAATCCCTAACTCTAGTGTTTGAGTATCTG GACAAGGACCTGAAGCAGTATCTGGAGGACTGTGGAAACATCATCAACCTGCACAACGTCAAG CTCTTCCTGTTTCAGCTACTCCGGGGCCTGGCCTACTGTCATCGGCAGAAGGTGCTACACCGTGACCTCAAACCCCAGAACCTGCTGATCAATGAGCGTGGGGAGCTCAAGCTGGCAGACTTTG GCCTGGCCAGGGCCAAGTCTATCCCAACCAAAACCTACTCCAATGAGGTGGTAACACTGTGGTACCGGCCTCCAGACATTCTACTGGGCTCCACGGACTACTCCACCCAGATAGACATGTG GGGCGTGGGCTGCATTTTCTACGAGATGGCCACAGGCAGGCCCCTTTTTCCTGGCTCCACAGTGGAGGAGCAGCTGCATTTCATCTTTCGGATTCTGG GGACCCCTACTGAAGAGACTTGGCCAGGAATTTCATCCAACGAGGAGTTCCAGAACTATGACTACCCCAAATACCGGGCTGAAGCACTGCTGAGCCATGCACCCCG GCTGGATACCGATGGGGCGGACCTCTTGGCCAGATTGCTGCAG TTTGAGGGCCGGAATCGGATCTCTGCAGATGACGCCATGAGACACCCCTTCTTCCAGAGTTTGGGGTCCAGAATCCATAAACTCCCTGACA CTACTTCCATATTTGCACTAAAGGAGATCCAGTTACAGAAGGAGACGGGCCTTCGCTCAGCCTCCCTCACAGACTCGG GCAGGCCAGCCTTCCGGGTGGTGGATACCGAGTTCTAG
- the CDK16 gene encoding cyclin-dependent kinase 16 isoform X3 yields MDRMKKIKRQLSMTLRGSRPTEKSGGSEQINIEDSNCSDNGPSPGGRKGTLPSSHSLLPTVRLPPRSSRSLPALGPTPWAPRQPPAPPARRPRASRSLSSPLDHGTRLEIVHEDLKIGSDGESDQASATSSDEVQSPVRVRMRNHPARKISTEDINKRLSLPADIRLPEGYLEKLTLNSPLFDKPLSRRLRRVSLSEIGFGKLETYVKLDKLGEGTYATVYKGKSKLTDNLVALKEIRLEHEEGAPCTAIREVSLLKDLKHANIVTLHDIIHTDKSLTLVFEYLDKDLKQYLEDCGNIINLHNVKLFLFQLLRGLAYCHRQKVLHRDLKPQNLLINERGELKLADFGLARAKSIPTKTYSNEVVTLWYRPPDILLGSTDYSTQIDMWGVGCIFYEMATGRPLFPGSTVEEQLHFIFRILGTPTEETWPGISSNEEFQNYDYPKYRAEALLSHAPRLDTDGADLLARLLQVRKVLPGAEFEGRNRISADDAMRHPFFQSLGSRIHKLPDTTSIFALKEIQLQKETGLRSASLTDSVIGQHGRGSPC; encoded by the exons ATGGACCGAATGAAGAAGATCAAGCGGCAGCTTTCCATGACACTCCGGGGAAGCCGGCCCACAGAGAAGAGTGGTGGCTCTGAGCAGATCAACATCGAAGATAGTAACTGCAGTGACAACG GCCCTAGCCCTGGTGGGAGGAAGGGCACCTTGCCCTCATCCCACAGCCTGCTACCCACGGTTCGCCTGCCCCCCCGATCCTCCAGGAGCTTGCCCGCCCTGGGCCCAACCCCCTGGGCACCCCGGCAGCCTCCAGCGCCACCGGCCCGCCGGCCCCGGGCTAGTCGCAGTCTCAGCTCCCCATTGGATCATGGCACCAGACTAG AGATTGTGCATGAAGACCTGAAGATCGGTTCAGATGGGGAGAGTGACCAGGCCTCTGCCACGTCCTCTGATGAGGTGCAATCACCTGTGAGGGTCAGAATGCGAAACCATCCAGCCCGCAAGATCTCGACTGAG GACATCAACAAGCGCCTCTCCCTACCTGCTGACATCCGGCTGCCTGAGGGCTATCTGGAGAAGCTGACCCTCAATAGCCCGCTCTTTGACAAGCCCCTGAGCCGGCGCCTCCGCCGGGTCTCCCTG TCGGAAATCGGCTTTGGCAAGTTGGAGACATATGTGAAGCTGGACAAACTGGGGGAG GGTACCTACGCCACCGTCTATAAGGGGAAGAGCAAGTTGACAGACAATCTGGTGGCCCTGAAGGAGATCCGTCTGGAGCACGAGGAGGGTGCCCCCTGCACCGCTATTCGCGAAG TGTCACTGCTGAAGGACCTGAAACACGCCAACATTGTCACCCTGCATGACATCATTCATACAGATAAATCCCTAACTCTAGTGTTTGAGTATCTG GACAAGGACCTGAAGCAGTATCTGGAGGACTGTGGAAACATCATCAACCTGCACAACGTCAAG CTCTTCCTGTTTCAGCTACTCCGGGGCCTGGCCTACTGTCATCGGCAGAAGGTGCTACACCGTGACCTCAAACCCCAGAACCTGCTGATCAATGAGCGTGGGGAGCTCAAGCTGGCAGACTTTG GCCTGGCCAGGGCCAAGTCTATCCCAACCAAAACCTACTCCAATGAGGTGGTAACACTGTGGTACCGGCCTCCAGACATTCTACTGGGCTCCACGGACTACTCCACCCAGATAGACATGTG GGGCGTGGGCTGCATTTTCTACGAGATGGCCACAGGCAGGCCCCTTTTTCCTGGCTCCACAGTGGAGGAGCAGCTGCATTTCATCTTTCGGATTCTGG GGACCCCTACTGAAGAGACTTGGCCAGGAATTTCATCCAACGAGGAGTTCCAGAACTATGACTACCCCAAATACCGGGCTGAAGCACTGCTGAGCCATGCACCCCG GCTGGATACCGATGGGGCGGACCTCTTGGCCAGATTGCTGCAGGTGAGGAAGGTTCTTCCTGGAGCTGAG TTTGAGGGCCGGAATCGGATCTCTGCAGATGACGCCATGAGACACCCCTTCTTCCAGAGTTTGGGGTCCAGAATCCATAAACTCCCTGACA CTACTTCCATATTTGCACTAAAGGAGATCCAGTTACAGAAGGAGACGGGCCTTCGCTCAGCCTCCCTCACAGACTCGG TCATCGGACAGCATGGCCGGGGCAGCCCCTGCTGA